The Polypterus senegalus isolate Bchr_013 chromosome 1, ASM1683550v1, whole genome shotgun sequence genome includes a window with the following:
- the LOC120515337 gene encoding E3 SUMO-protein ligase ZBED1-like — protein sequence MKVCKMDRLLGGLRKVGSYFHRSSTAAHVLKTMQEMLQLPTHKLIHDVTSRWNSTYDMLERYLEQQAAIYSALTDKNLKKNARDIATLSDDDVKVAEEVLQLLKPLKMVTTLLSTETAPSVSMILPLKTRILQSMAPSEEDSTITGDVKTAIREDLKPRYTSPPTLQDYLHRSTALDPRFKSLSHLDLALRLRTYSDLTTEIVSSLGTEDCEERQYAAPTGTDTSPPQKKSAMAELFGETFAQKDMVSKAFADTIKEEVVSYEAASGIPVDGDPLTWWKSNECKYPHLATMARHHLAVPGTSVPMERVFSTAGDTVTAKRSTLYPENVDILMFLKKM from the exons ATGAAAGTGTGTAAGATGGACCGCCTCCTTGGGGGGCTCAGGAAGGTGGGTTCCTACTTCCACCGAAGCTCAACAGCTGCTCATGTGCTTAAGACCATGCAAGAAATGCTACAGCTGCCTACTCATAAGCTCATACATGATGTCACATCAAGGTGGAACTCCACTTATGATATGTTGGAGCGTTATCTTGAGCAGCAGGCAGCTATATACTCTGCACTAACAGacaaaaacctgaagaaaaatgccAGAGACATCGCCACCTTGTCTGATGATGATGTTAAAGTGGCAGAGGAGGTCCTCCAGCTGCTCAAACCACTCAAAATGGTTACAACTCTGTTGAGCACTGAAACTGCACCATCTGTGTCCATGATCCTGCCTCTGAAAACAAGGATCCTACAATCCATGGCCCCAAGTGAGGAAGACAGCACCATCACAGGAGATGTCAAGACTGCCATTAGAGAGGACTTGAAGCCCAGATACACTTCACCACCAACCCTACAGGACTACCTTCACAGATCTACTGCACTTGATCCAAGGTTCAAGTCGCTGTCTCACCTAGACCTTGCCCTACGCCTGAGGACATACAGTGATCTCACTACTGAGATTGTGAGCAGTCTTGGCACTGAAGACTGTGAagag CGTCAATATGCAGCACCAACAGGTACAGACACATCCCCTCCTCAAAAGAAGTCGGCAATGGCAGAGCTTTTTGGCGAGACCTTTGCACAGAAGGACATGGTCAGCAAGGCTTTTGCTGACACCATCAAAGAGGAGGTGGTATCCTATGAGGCAGCAAGTGGCATTCCAGTCGATGGTGATCCACTGACTTGGTGGAAAAGCAACGAATGTAAATACCCTCACCTTGCCACAATGGCAAGACACCATCTTGCTGTGCCTGGCACTTCAGTGCCTATGGAGAGGGTGTTCTCAACAGCAGGGGACACAGTTACAGCAAAGAGATCTACACTTTacccagaaaatgtagacatcctcatgtttttgaaaaaaatgtga